A genome region from Natronosalvus rutilus includes the following:
- a CDS encoding MMPL family transporter: MSLADRLAGTITSHSKAALAVMLVLTLVVGAGAPMVDDDSSLGQFESESPEVKASEYIAENFTVEGAENMTTVQVIVRGNGENVLSQESLVDSLRFQQSLRENESINATLADENAITGVENIAAITHIRGQEAADLQERGAELENRTERLNETTAELEQRSQQLNETVEGLNESLVTVVGLEREYAALNASYEAGEIDESTYQEESAALESRLEETVATTTADLDAEQTATFEATVSDLRKVVNEETQLERQYEAGNVSDDEYETQSAELAEQRVELFEQGTAGVLADEFEQLEEDSEALEEDWAQLEEDSEALQADQEALRTADQPSLEDQIEALEGLDDEEYEELIADVLSDDGEDTAALSFMPADYEPGETSAEARMLFVTQNSEGGGMAEMGGGGGPALDAQLDMQTLASEDDGGDEYLIFGAGVITDEIDRSMGDSLAIVGPLALLFVVAALAIAYRDLIDITLGVLGILLVLVWTFGFMGWADIAFNQMFVAVPVLLIGLSIDYAIHVFMRHREQREEAGTTDDVRGSMRVALAGVGVALVWVTATTVIGFLSNLISPIAPIRDFGIVSSFGIVAALAIFGVLIPAAKVELDGLLESRGFDRRKRAFGTGNGRFSDALTLGSTAARKAPLVILVVALLFTAGGVYGASQVDTSFSEEDFLAESPPAWTENLGPLSPGEYTAKSNLDYVNDHFQRQDVRAQVLVEGDVTDPETLERLDAAESAAAANEDVVYVLPNGEADVSGPLSTMRDVAAENESFNETFTAAGGGPDSVPTENLEGVYDHLLEVEPSASQYVYRTDDGEYEAVQLSIAVQGNADLADVTAEMRAIADDIDDGGTDSRWEATATGDPVVNHVVENDLMQTVLESLLITLVAVVVFLSVAYWLTGKGATLGVVTLLPVALAVSWILGSMYLLGMSFNVLTGMITSLTIGLGIAYSIHVSSRYMLELERHGNVWTAMETTVTGTGGALLGSAATTVGGFGVLAFAILPVLRQFGIITGLTIIYAFLASVIVLPTLLVLWTRYLGPDLSSADWSTDRPTPASDGGREASDAITGGDDE, encoded by the coding sequence ATGAGTCTCGCCGATCGCCTCGCCGGAACGATCACGAGCCACAGCAAGGCGGCGCTCGCGGTCATGCTCGTGCTCACGCTCGTGGTGGGCGCCGGCGCACCGATGGTCGACGACGACTCCTCGCTCGGGCAGTTCGAGAGCGAGTCGCCGGAAGTCAAAGCGTCCGAGTACATCGCCGAGAACTTCACCGTCGAGGGCGCCGAGAACATGACGACCGTGCAGGTGATCGTCCGTGGCAATGGCGAGAACGTCCTCTCCCAGGAGTCGCTGGTCGACTCGCTTCGCTTCCAGCAGTCCCTTCGCGAGAACGAGTCGATCAACGCGACCCTCGCCGACGAAAACGCCATCACCGGCGTCGAGAACATCGCCGCGATCACCCACATTCGGGGCCAGGAAGCCGCCGACCTCCAGGAACGCGGCGCCGAACTCGAGAATCGAACCGAACGGCTCAACGAGACGACCGCTGAACTCGAGCAACGAAGTCAACAGCTCAACGAGACGGTCGAAGGGCTCAACGAGTCGCTGGTGACCGTCGTCGGCCTCGAGCGCGAGTACGCCGCCCTCAACGCCTCCTACGAGGCGGGCGAGATCGACGAGTCGACCTACCAGGAGGAGTCGGCCGCCCTCGAGAGTCGACTCGAGGAGACGGTCGCGACCACGACGGCGGACCTCGACGCAGAACAGACGGCGACCTTCGAGGCGACCGTGAGCGACCTCCGCAAGGTGGTCAACGAGGAGACTCAGCTCGAGCGTCAGTACGAAGCGGGCAACGTGAGCGACGACGAGTACGAGACCCAGTCCGCCGAACTCGCCGAGCAACGCGTGGAACTGTTCGAGCAGGGCACCGCCGGCGTGCTCGCCGACGAGTTCGAGCAACTCGAGGAGGACAGCGAGGCCCTGGAGGAAGACTGGGCTCAACTCGAGGAAGATAGCGAGGCGCTCCAGGCGGACCAGGAGGCCCTCCGGACCGCCGACCAGCCCTCACTCGAGGACCAGATCGAGGCCCTCGAGGGGCTCGACGACGAAGAGTACGAGGAGCTCATCGCAGACGTCCTGTCCGACGACGGCGAGGACACCGCCGCGCTCTCGTTCATGCCCGCGGATTACGAGCCGGGCGAGACGTCCGCCGAGGCGCGAATGCTGTTCGTCACCCAGAACTCCGAGGGTGGCGGCATGGCCGAGATGGGCGGTGGCGGTGGACCCGCGCTCGACGCCCAGCTCGACATGCAGACGCTCGCGAGCGAGGACGACGGCGGAGATGAGTACCTCATCTTCGGTGCGGGCGTCATCACGGACGAGATCGATCGATCGATGGGCGACAGCCTGGCTATCGTCGGTCCGTTGGCACTGCTGTTCGTCGTCGCGGCGCTCGCCATCGCCTACCGCGACCTGATCGACATCACGCTGGGCGTCCTCGGCATCCTGCTGGTGCTGGTCTGGACGTTCGGCTTCATGGGCTGGGCCGACATCGCGTTCAACCAGATGTTCGTCGCCGTTCCGGTCCTCTTGATCGGGCTGTCGATCGACTACGCCATTCACGTCTTCATGCGACACCGCGAGCAACGCGAGGAGGCGGGAACGACCGACGACGTCCGCGGATCGATGCGCGTCGCGCTCGCCGGCGTCGGCGTCGCCCTCGTCTGGGTGACCGCGACGACCGTCATCGGGTTCCTCTCGAACCTCATCAGCCCCATCGCACCCATCCGCGACTTCGGCATCGTCAGTTCGTTCGGCATCGTCGCGGCGCTGGCGATCTTCGGCGTCCTTATCCCGGCCGCAAAAGTCGAACTCGACGGCCTGCTCGAGTCCCGCGGATTCGACCGGCGAAAACGGGCGTTCGGAACGGGGAACGGCCGGTTCAGTGATGCACTCACCCTCGGATCCACGGCCGCGCGTAAAGCGCCCCTCGTGATCCTCGTCGTGGCACTCCTGTTTACCGCAGGCGGGGTCTACGGCGCGAGCCAGGTCGACACCTCCTTCAGCGAGGAGGACTTCCTCGCGGAGAGTCCGCCCGCCTGGACCGAGAATCTGGGGCCGTTGAGTCCCGGCGAGTACACCGCCAAGTCCAACCTGGACTACGTCAACGACCACTTCCAGCGCCAGGACGTCCGCGCCCAGGTTCTCGTAGAGGGCGACGTGACTGATCCGGAGACGCTCGAACGCCTGGACGCAGCCGAATCGGCCGCCGCCGCAAACGAGGACGTCGTCTACGTCCTGCCGAACGGCGAGGCCGACGTCTCCGGGCCGCTGTCGACCATGCGCGACGTGGCCGCCGAGAACGAGTCGTTCAACGAGACGTTCACCGCCGCCGGCGGGGGGCCCGATTCAGTGCCGACCGAGAACCTCGAGGGCGTCTACGACCACCTGCTCGAGGTCGAACCATCGGCTTCCCAGTACGTCTACCGGACCGACGACGGTGAGTACGAGGCGGTCCAGTTGTCTATCGCGGTCCAGGGGAACGCCGACCTCGCGGACGTCACCGCGGAGATGCGGGCCATCGCCGACGACATCGACGACGGCGGCACCGACTCACGCTGGGAAGCGACCGCCACTGGCGACCCGGTCGTCAACCACGTCGTCGAGAACGACCTGATGCAGACCGTCCTGGAGAGCCTGCTGATCACGCTCGTCGCAGTCGTGGTCTTCCTCTCGGTCGCGTACTGGCTGACGGGGAAGGGCGCGACACTGGGCGTCGTGACACTGCTACCGGTCGCACTCGCCGTGAGCTGGATCCTCGGCTCGATGTACCTGCTGGGGATGTCGTTCAACGTCCTCACGGGGATGATCACCAGCCTCACCATCGGGCTCGGCATTGCCTACAGCATCCACGTCAGCTCCCGGTACATGCTCGAACTCGAGCGCCACGGGAACGTCTGGACGGCCATGGAAACCACCGTGACCGGCACCGGCGGCGCCCTGCTGGGCAGCGCCGCGACGACCGTCGGCGGGTTCGGCGTCCTCGCGTTCGCCATCCTGCCGGTCCTGCGCCAGTTCGGGATCATCACCGGGCTGACGATCATCTACGCGTTCCTCGCGAGCGTCATCGTCCTCCCGACGCTCCTGGTGCTCTGGACGCGCTACCTCGGCCCCGACCTGTCGAGCGCCGACTGGTCGACCGATCGGCCGACGCCGGCCAGCGATGGGGGCCGCGAGGCCAGTGACGCGATCACCGGAGGCGACGACGAATGA
- a CDS encoding efflux RND transporter permease subunit, translated as MRRRSRLVEAIATHARLVLVGCLLATLCFGAGIPALETDTTLEQFRTDTPESEALAYADRHFEERDENTTAVHVVVTDENALERESLLEGLRFQQSLRQDETIGPTLVENDSTIGVENVVATAIIRLEQADELENRSDDLETRVSDIEERIDDLDAALERVGSLQADYEVLNDSYAAGEVSDEEYDRRSTAIEADLDATVSNATADLESERTAQFERAAATVRAIETEMADLERQRAAGTVTDREYEARMEVLVDDREQTVVDGSRWLFGDEHQSLQQEAKELEDERDAIERLDRPPLEEQISALERADDDRFDRAITLVLAEDGPGSAAALRLLPSSYEPGSLESDERLLLVTQSLDRGSGPPGEIGPGVVESQLALEERVLERGEENLVFGMGLVADEVDRAVSDSLVIVGPLALLFVIVALAIAYRDVLDIALGVAGTAAVLVWTLGMAGWAGVAFTQVFVAVPVLLIGLSIDYAIHVVMRHREEREGGDDVRTSMAGALAGLSTAFVLVTTTTAIGFLANVVSPIDPIREFGAVSAFGIVSALVVFGAAVPAAKVELDAALEARGFDRRRRAIGGSDRVAGTLAVGAIAARKAPLVVLVCALLVTAGGAYGATHVDTTFDERSFLAGDSPSWTGNLGPLAPGEYRMQSSLDVLEERYQREGGQVQILLRGDVTAGGTLQRVEDATARAEASEVVYVLPDGKPDVRSPLSVMRATADESESFNATFSLADRTGNRVPNQNHLGLYDGLFEYNPDSASDLVYRSESGEYEAIRLLVGVQTSAESDETAAEMRAVAAVLEGDGDSGDAVATGGPLNTYALERTLFESVVGALAVALGAIVALLAVGYRLTGRGATLGAVAAIPVLVALGATLGTMALLGLPFNVLTGMVASLTIGLGIDYSVHVTTRYTRELEALEAGVTAWDALERTLSTTGGALAGSVATTGCGFGVLVVALVPLLRQFGLVTALTIGYAFLASILVLPTLLATWTRYLAPEPYRVPSLADVPWRTSLWSRPTRDDDQE; from the coding sequence GTGAGGCGACGCTCCCGACTGGTCGAGGCGATCGCGACCCACGCGCGTCTCGTGCTGGTCGGCTGTCTCCTCGCGACGCTGTGCTTCGGCGCGGGGATTCCCGCTCTCGAGACGGACACTACCCTCGAGCAGTTCCGGACCGACACGCCCGAGAGCGAGGCGCTCGCATACGCCGATCGCCACTTCGAGGAACGAGACGAGAACACGACGGCCGTTCACGTCGTCGTCACCGACGAGAACGCCCTCGAGCGCGAGTCGCTGCTCGAGGGCCTCCGGTTCCAGCAGTCGCTCCGCCAGGACGAGACGATCGGACCGACGCTGGTCGAGAACGACTCGACGATCGGCGTCGAGAACGTCGTTGCTACGGCGATCATCCGGCTGGAACAGGCGGACGAACTCGAGAATCGATCCGACGACCTCGAAACCCGGGTGAGCGACATCGAGGAACGGATCGACGACCTCGACGCCGCCCTCGAGCGGGTGGGCTCGCTCCAGGCCGACTACGAGGTCCTGAACGACTCCTACGCGGCCGGCGAGGTCAGCGACGAAGAGTACGACCGACGGTCAACCGCCATCGAGGCCGATCTGGACGCGACGGTTTCGAACGCGACCGCCGACCTCGAGAGCGAACGAACTGCGCAGTTCGAGCGGGCGGCCGCGACCGTTCGGGCAATAGAGACCGAGATGGCCGATCTGGAGCGCCAGCGAGCCGCGGGCACCGTCACGGACCGGGAGTACGAGGCTCGAATGGAGGTGCTCGTAGACGACCGCGAGCAGACCGTCGTCGACGGCTCGCGCTGGTTGTTCGGCGACGAACACCAGTCCCTCCAGCAGGAAGCGAAGGAACTCGAGGACGAACGCGACGCAATCGAGCGCCTCGACCGCCCGCCGCTCGAGGAGCAGATTTCGGCCCTCGAACGCGCCGACGACGACCGGTTCGACCGGGCGATCACCCTGGTGCTGGCCGAGGACGGCCCGGGAAGTGCGGCGGCGCTTCGCCTCCTCCCGTCGTCGTACGAACCGGGATCTCTGGAATCCGACGAGCGACTGTTGCTCGTGACCCAGTCGCTCGACCGCGGGTCGGGACCGCCCGGCGAAATCGGTCCCGGCGTCGTCGAGAGCCAACTTGCCCTCGAGGAGCGCGTGCTCGAGCGCGGCGAGGAGAATCTGGTCTTTGGGATGGGGCTGGTAGCTGACGAAGTAGACCGTGCGGTGAGCGACAGCCTGGTGATCGTCGGCCCGCTCGCGCTGCTCTTCGTGATCGTGGCGCTCGCCATCGCCTACCGCGACGTTCTCGACATCGCGCTGGGCGTCGCGGGCACGGCGGCGGTGCTCGTCTGGACGCTCGGGATGGCCGGGTGGGCTGGCGTCGCGTTCACGCAGGTGTTCGTGGCCGTGCCCGTCCTGCTGATTGGGCTCTCGATCGACTACGCGATCCACGTCGTGATGCGCCACCGCGAGGAACGCGAGGGTGGAGACGACGTTCGAACGTCGATGGCCGGCGCGCTCGCAGGGCTCTCAACGGCGTTCGTGCTGGTCACCACGACGACGGCCATCGGCTTCCTCGCCAACGTCGTCAGTCCGATCGACCCCATCAGGGAGTTCGGGGCCGTGAGCGCCTTCGGTATCGTCTCCGCACTCGTCGTCTTCGGGGCCGCGGTTCCGGCCGCGAAGGTCGAACTCGACGCCGCCCTCGAGGCGCGAGGCTTCGACCGTCGTCGACGGGCGATCGGCGGGAGCGACCGCGTCGCCGGAACGCTCGCCGTCGGCGCGATCGCCGCCCGGAAAGCGCCGCTCGTCGTCCTCGTCTGTGCCCTCCTGGTGACCGCCGGCGGCGCCTACGGGGCGACCCACGTCGACACCACGTTCGACGAACGCTCGTTCCTGGCGGGCGACTCTCCGTCGTGGACAGGTAACCTCGGCCCGCTCGCCCCCGGCGAATACCGGATGCAGTCGTCGCTCGACGTGCTCGAGGAGCGCTACCAGCGCGAGGGCGGACAGGTGCAGATCCTGTTGCGTGGCGACGTCACGGCGGGTGGCACCCTCCAGCGAGTCGAGGACGCGACGGCGCGTGCAGAGGCGAGCGAAGTGGTGTACGTACTCCCGGACGGCAAACCCGACGTTCGTTCGCCCCTGTCGGTGATGCGGGCGACGGCCGACGAGAGCGAATCCTTCAATGCGACGTTCTCGCTGGCCGACCGGACCGGAAACCGCGTACCCAACCAGAACCATCTGGGGCTCTACGACGGCCTCTTCGAGTACAACCCCGACTCGGCGAGCGATCTCGTCTACCGCAGCGAGTCCGGCGAGTACGAGGCGATTCGACTGCTCGTCGGGGTGCAGACCAGCGCCGAGAGCGACGAGACGGCCGCGGAAATGCGGGCGGTCGCCGCGGTGCTCGAGGGCGATGGCGACTCCGGCGACGCCGTCGCGACTGGCGGGCCGCTCAACACCTACGCACTCGAGCGAACCCTCTTCGAGAGCGTCGTCGGCGCGCTCGCGGTCGCACTCGGGGCAATCGTCGCCCTGCTTGCAGTCGGCTACCGACTGACCGGGCGCGGAGCGACGTTGGGCGCCGTGGCCGCGATTCCCGTCCTCGTCGCACTCGGCGCCACGCTGGGGACGATGGCCCTCCTCGGCCTCCCGTTCAACGTCCTGACCGGAATGGTGGCGAGCTTAACGATTGGCCTCGGGATCGACTACAGCGTCCACGTCACGACCCGGTACACGCGCGAACTCGAGGCACTCGAGGCCGGCGTAACCGCGTGGGACGCCCTCGAGCGGACGCTGTCGACGACCGGCGGTGCGCTGGCCGGGAGCGTGGCGACGACCGGCTGTGGCTTCGGCGTCCTCGTCGTCGCCCTCGTTCCGTTGCTTCGGCAGTTCGGGCTGGTGACAGCGCTGACGATCGGGTATGCCTTCCTCGCGAGCATCCTCGTCCTGCCGACGCTACTCGCAACCTGGACGCGGTATCTAGCTCCGGAACCCTATCGCGTTCCGTCGCTCGCGGACGTCCCCTGGAGGACGTCGCTGTGGTCTCGACCGACTCGAGACGACGATCAGGAGTGA
- a CDS encoding MBL fold metallo-hydrolase, with translation MRVTFLGTGSAIPTGERFQTGLLVQDAGRTVLVDCGAGVLQRLQQSGVGFEAVSSVLLTHHHLDHVSDLLPLMKARWLAGEEHLEVVGPQGTKALVDGLLEVHEYMQDRLKLRIREVVPGSFTVADFDVEAYETRHSLPCLAYRFGDYVTFSGDTEAFAGLANFADGSAILIHDCSFPDDVDVSNHPTPSELGQVLEGHEIGRVYLSHLYPHTDGRHTEMRESIARHYDGDVRFAEDLQTVSVE, from the coding sequence ATGCGCGTCACGTTTCTCGGCACCGGCAGCGCGATCCCGACCGGTGAACGCTTCCAGACCGGGTTGCTCGTCCAGGACGCGGGACGGACCGTCCTCGTCGACTGCGGCGCCGGCGTCCTCCAGCGCCTCCAGCAGTCTGGCGTCGGCTTCGAGGCGGTCTCGAGCGTCCTCCTGACCCACCACCACCTGGATCACGTCTCCGACCTGCTTCCATTGATGAAGGCGCGGTGGCTCGCCGGCGAAGAGCACCTCGAGGTGGTCGGCCCGCAGGGAACGAAGGCGCTCGTCGACGGCTTGCTCGAGGTCCACGAGTACATGCAGGACAGACTCAAGTTGCGGATCAGAGAGGTCGTTCCGGGCTCGTTCACGGTGGCTGACTTCGACGTCGAGGCCTACGAGACGCGTCACTCGCTGCCGTGTCTGGCCTACCGCTTCGGCGATTACGTCACCTTCAGCGGCGACACGGAGGCGTTCGCGGGGCTGGCGAACTTCGCCGACGGCTCGGCGATCCTGATCCACGACTGTTCGTTCCCCGACGACGTCGACGTCTCGAACCATCCCACGCCGAGCGAACTCGGGCAGGTCCTCGAGGGTCACGAAATCGGTCGCGTCTACCTGAGCCACCTCTACCCCCACACCGACGGCCGTCACACGGAGATGCGCGAGTCGATCGCTCGCCACTACGACGGCGACGTGCGATTCGCCGAGGACCTCCAGACGGTTTCGGTCGAGTAG
- a CDS encoding DUF7344 domain-containing protein gives MSPGESNPPDPALAVREASATAGRRSGDSPPSLPPDDRYHILQTRRRRDTLRYLRRRDEPVDVRELAEWVAAREQETTPERLTSRQRQRVYISLYQTHLPKLDEYGVVRYHKDRGAVTPLALVEHFDEYLTTSEAGGGVEDEDEDGIARAWWRPYLTLSGLGVALVGLAAGGVLPFPALAAAGFVVSSFAMLSIFHALVATGWMNGLDLEAIQTRISR, from the coding sequence ATGAGTCCCGGGGAGTCCAACCCGCCGGATCCGGCGTTAGCGGTCAGGGAAGCGTCAGCGACCGCCGGGCGTCGTTCGGGTGACTCTCCACCGTCGCTTCCGCCCGACGACCGGTATCACATCTTACAGACGCGTCGTCGGCGCGATACGCTCCGGTACCTCCGTCGGCGCGACGAACCCGTCGACGTCCGGGAGCTCGCCGAGTGGGTCGCTGCACGCGAACAGGAGACGACGCCGGAGAGACTGACCTCCCGCCAGCGCCAGCGGGTCTACATCTCGCTCTACCAGACGCACCTGCCCAAACTCGACGAGTACGGGGTCGTGCGCTATCACAAGGACCGCGGGGCCGTCACCCCGCTGGCGCTCGTCGAACACTTCGACGAGTACCTCACCACGTCCGAGGCCGGGGGCGGAGTCGAGGACGAGGACGAGGACGGAATCGCTCGAGCGTGGTGGCGACCGTACCTCACCCTCTCCGGTCTCGGCGTCGCCCTGGTCGGTCTGGCGGCGGGCGGCGTTCTCCCGTTCCCCGCGCTTGCCGCCGCTGGTTTCGTCGTCTCCTCGTTCGCAATGCTGTCGATTTTCCACGCACTGGTGGCAACGGGATGGATGAACGGACTCGACCTCGAGGCGATACAAACCAGAATCAGTCGGTGA
- a CDS encoding EamA family transporter: MSYVLWALLAMVCYSFAFLFMKIALQGLPAFTVMPIAVITLAVGATTVAALFGDWSVQSLTSRSVPFALAAGLCLTGAMVGYFRALSTGPVSIVVPVFGMFLVGGAFLGIIILGEAVTAKKALGIAFGGVAVILIAT; encoded by the coding sequence GTGAGCTACGTCCTGTGGGCCCTGCTAGCGATGGTCTGCTATTCGTTTGCCTTTCTGTTCATGAAAATAGCACTGCAGGGACTGCCAGCGTTCACCGTCATGCCGATCGCAGTCATCACACTGGCTGTCGGAGCGACGACCGTGGCAGCGCTGTTTGGCGACTGGTCGGTTCAGTCTCTGACGAGTCGGTCTGTCCCGTTCGCACTTGCGGCTGGGCTCTGTCTTACCGGTGCTATGGTTGGGTATTTCCGCGCACTCTCGACCGGCCCCGTGAGCATCGTCGTTCCGGTTTTTGGGATGTTCCTCGTCGGTGGGGCATTCCTCGGCATCATCATTTTGGGAGAAGCAGTTACAGCGAAGAAGGCGCTCGGCATCGCCTTCGGTGGCGTCGCAGTCATCCTGATTGCTACGTAA
- the phoU gene encoding phosphate signaling complex protein PhoU — protein sequence MARTSYQEQLLELRSDICYMGEVVMERLRMGLDALEQKDEDLANEVITGDGEINRMYLDLEQQCIDLLALQQPVASDLRFIASSFKVITDLERIGDLAVNLGEYTIDAEQDLFPDVDVQAMGELTLEMIDDAMQAYDEEDVDACRELAVRDDDLDHFAERASEIVVRDLIERELDAPDEVETLLQDVSRLLLTIRDLERVGDHAVNIAARTLYMVENDDELIY from the coding sequence ATGGCCAGAACCTCCTACCAGGAACAGCTTCTGGAACTCCGATCGGACATCTGTTACATGGGCGAAGTCGTCATGGAACGCCTCCGGATGGGCCTCGACGCACTCGAGCAAAAGGACGAGGACCTCGCCAACGAGGTCATCACCGGCGACGGCGAGATCAACCGGATGTACCTCGACCTCGAGCAACAGTGTATCGACCTCCTGGCACTCCAGCAGCCAGTCGCCAGCGATCTGCGGTTCATCGCCTCGTCGTTCAAGGTTATCACCGACCTCGAGCGGATCGGCGACCTGGCGGTCAACCTCGGGGAGTACACCATCGACGCGGAACAGGATCTCTTTCCCGACGTCGACGTACAGGCGATGGGCGAACTCACCCTAGAGATGATCGACGACGCGATGCAGGCCTACGACGAGGAGGACGTCGACGCCTGCCGTGAACTCGCGGTGCGAGACGACGACCTCGACCACTTCGCCGAACGGGCGAGCGAGATTGTCGTCCGCGATCTCATCGAGCGGGAACTCGACGCACCAGACGAGGTCGAGACCCTCCTCCAGGACGTCTCTCGCCTCCTGTTGACGATTCGAGACCTGGAACGGGTGGGCGACCACGCGGTCAACATCGCCGCCCGGACGCTGTACATGGTCGAGAACGACGACGAACTCATCTACTGA
- a CDS encoding MarR family transcriptional regulator produces MSVTDTEHTSDESTQSTLVSDLPPSAKLVYKVLEYEGAMTQEEIATESRLCARTVRYALTKLENVDCIDSRPSLRDARRSIYTVDGEL; encoded by the coding sequence ATGAGCGTCACAGATACCGAACACACTAGCGACGAATCGACGCAGAGTACACTGGTCAGCGACCTCCCACCGAGTGCCAAGCTGGTTTACAAGGTACTCGAGTACGAGGGCGCGATGACCCAGGAAGAGATTGCGACGGAGTCTCGGCTGTGCGCGCGGACCGTCCGCTACGCGCTCACGAAACTCGAGAACGTCGACTGTATCGACAGCCGCCCGTCACTTCGCGACGCGCGCCGGTCGATCTACACGGTCGACGGCGAGTTGTAA
- a CDS encoding GNAT family N-acetyltransferase: protein MGIEIERLDVREDADEWNRYVERADRTHPLYRAESLALQAEDTNTTVHPLVGFKGQEVVGLFPVFEFRKGPVTGAFSPAPYSWACYLGPVTCNLEKLKRRKMDRRTKAFLEESLAWVEANLSPMYAKFESVRIGDVRPFVWNGYEVEPKYTYVVDLGDDLDHLLDTFSGDARSNVRSADDFEGVYVIEEGSIDDIDRIVEQVRSRYASQGQSFHLSAGFVRSLYEELPRGSVRPYVCRVNGDFQGGILVLESDSTRYRWQGGVKPDADVDLPVNDLLDWQVMRDGLETGLERYDLVGAGVPSINRYKAKFNPRLETHYTVTSGAFGLDVLIDRYRKRK from the coding sequence ATGGGCATCGAAATCGAGCGATTGGACGTCCGCGAGGATGCCGACGAGTGGAACCGGTACGTCGAGCGCGCAGACCGGACGCACCCGCTCTACCGGGCCGAATCGCTCGCGCTGCAGGCGGAGGACACGAACACGACGGTCCACCCGCTAGTCGGGTTCAAGGGGCAGGAGGTCGTCGGTCTCTTTCCCGTATTCGAGTTCAGGAAGGGGCCGGTTACGGGCGCGTTCTCGCCGGCGCCGTACTCATGGGCCTGCTACCTCGGACCGGTCACGTGCAACCTCGAGAAGCTGAAACGGCGCAAGATGGACCGGCGAACGAAGGCGTTCCTGGAGGAGAGCCTCGCGTGGGTCGAGGCAAACCTCTCGCCGATGTACGCCAAGTTCGAGTCGGTTCGCATCGGCGACGTTCGCCCCTTCGTCTGGAACGGCTACGAGGTCGAGCCGAAGTACACCTACGTCGTCGACCTCGGGGACGACCTCGACCACTTGCTCGATACATTCAGCGGCGACGCCAGATCCAACGTGCGAAGCGCCGACGACTTCGAGGGCGTGTACGTGATCGAGGAGGGGTCCATCGACGACATCGACCGAATCGTCGAGCAGGTCCGGTCGCGCTACGCGAGCCAGGGGCAGTCGTTTCACCTATCCGCTGGGTTCGTTCGATCGCTATACGAAGAACTCCCCCGGGGGTCGGTCCGGCCCTACGTCTGTCGCGTGAACGGTGACTTCCAGGGCGGCATCCTGGTGCTCGAGTCGGACTCGACGCGGTATCGCTGGCAGGGAGGGGTGAAACCGGACGCGGACGTCGACTTACCGGTCAACGATCTGCTCGACTGGCAGGTCATGCGCGACGGTCTCGAGACCGGCCTCGAGCGCTACGACCTGGTCGGAGCGGGAGTGCCGAGCATCAACCGCTACAAGGCGAAGTTCAACCCGCGTCTCGAGACCCACTATACGGTCACGTCTGGGGCGTTCGGACTCGACGTGTTGATCGACAGGTATCGGAAGCGAAAGTGA